Proteins encoded by one window of Candidatus Obscuribacterales bacterium:
- a CDS encoding dTMP kinase: EWILCDRYSASTVAYQGYGRELDLALIDQLNQIATGGLVSDLTLWLDVPVEVGLGRAQARGESDRMEQASLAFHQRVHQGFSQVFAQATYPVERIDAIQDEMTVAQHIQSAILPWLTQWYPTHFPG; this comes from the coding sequence AGAATGGATTTTATGCGATCGCTACAGTGCTTCTACGGTGGCCTATCAAGGTTATGGGCGCGAGTTAGACCTGGCCTTGATTGATCAACTCAATCAGATCGCCACAGGTGGTCTAGTTAGTGACTTAACCTTGTGGCTGGATGTTCCAGTCGAGGTCGGCTTAGGTCGGGCCCAGGCTCGGGGAGAGAGCGATCGCATGGAGCAGGCCAGCCTAGCGTTTCATCAACGGGTGCACCAAGGCTTTAGCCAAGTGTTTGCCCAGGCGACCTACCCGGTTGAGCGCATTGATGCCATTCAGGATGAAATGACCGTCGCCCAGCACATCCAATCTGCCATATTGCCATGGTTAACCCAATGGTATCCGACCCATTTTCCAGGCTGA